The following are encoded together in the Citrobacter arsenatis genome:
- a CDS encoding YncE family protein, with protein sequence MKKTTSALALLIAAALSGCAAHSTPASNSSVTEKTAQPAVTDVQQRALADGLYEMALSPAGDALYVASAEGFKDVQGGVVYKLDPKTLKTLGLSHTDMKNFGMAISPDGKTVYVTNSLDGGLSALNTADGKVKNRVLFPERNPEGFPYGARQVLLHNGLLYIGAVADPAVIWVVDAETLKLKTRIKNTGKWMTGLHYSEVTQRIYAANGGGEILVINPRNQRVEKRWQPLGEQPALLLNMAEDAQTGRLFVTDNSKAKTTLVLDIHTGKLLKKLDVGDSLAVKFNAKRNEIYITQRDSGKLLSLNATDYSVKKSWDLPPNPNSLLLSADGQTLYVTVKQKFNKDHSTSAPDSVVRIDLNKQ encoded by the coding sequence ATGAAAAAAACAACATCCGCGCTGGCATTGCTGATTGCTGCGGCGTTAAGCGGTTGTGCGGCGCATTCCACACCAGCCAGCAATTCCAGCGTTACGGAAAAAACAGCGCAACCTGCCGTCACCGATGTGCAGCAACGCGCGCTGGCGGATGGGTTATATGAAATGGCGCTTAGCCCGGCGGGGGATGCGCTGTACGTTGCCAGTGCCGAAGGATTTAAAGATGTGCAGGGCGGCGTGGTTTACAAACTGGATCCGAAAACGCTTAAAACGCTCGGCTTGAGTCATACCGATATGAAGAACTTTGGTATGGCTATCTCGCCGGATGGTAAAACGGTGTATGTCACCAACTCACTGGATGGCGGCCTGAGTGCGCTGAATACCGCTGACGGCAAAGTGAAAAATCGCGTACTGTTCCCGGAACGTAACCCAGAAGGTTTCCCGTATGGCGCACGCCAGGTGCTGCTGCATAACGGCTTGCTCTATATTGGCGCCGTGGCGGATCCAGCGGTGATTTGGGTGGTTGACGCCGAAACTCTGAAGCTGAAAACCCGTATCAAAAATACGGGAAAATGGATGACCGGACTGCATTATTCCGAGGTGACGCAGCGAATTTATGCGGCTAACGGCGGCGGTGAAATCCTCGTCATCAACCCGCGTAATCAGCGTGTTGAAAAACGCTGGCAGCCGCTGGGTGAACAACCTGCGCTGCTGCTGAATATGGCAGAGGACGCACAAACGGGTCGCCTGTTTGTCACCGACAACTCGAAAGCGAAAACCACCCTGGTGCTGGATATTCATACGGGTAAGCTGCTGAAAAAACTGGATGTGGGTGATTCGCTGGCGGTGAAATTCAACGCAAAACGCAACGAAATCTATATTACCCAGCGTGATTCAGGGAAATTGCTCAGTCTGAATGCGACCGATTACAGCGTGAAGAAAAGTTGGGATTTACCGCCTAACCCTAACAGCCTGCTGCTCTCGGCGGATGGACAAACGCTGTATGTGACGGTGAAGCAGAAATTTAATAAAGACCACTCTACGTCTGCGCCAGATAGCGTGGTGCGCATTGACCTGAATAAACAATAA